One region of Phragmites australis chromosome 18, lpPhrAust1.1, whole genome shotgun sequence genomic DNA includes:
- the LOC133898963 gene encoding uncharacterized protein LOC133898963: MPAEAKVPRSAALPVRPLLLALPVLSLLLLLYVYSSSSSSRPAIDSSTAALPLTPSPPSPHIRMRRARFRSYDDYLRHQLNKTLDPRLRRVWATRDWRRKVDAFARAFARLQADGLLSNASRALCVGARLGQEVAALRQVGVRDSIGIDLAPAPPLVARGDFHAQPFADATFDFEFSNVFDHALYPDRFAAEIERTLRPGGVAVLHVAVHRRGDKYSANDLLDVEGLVGLFRRSEVVRISKVDAFGLDTEVILRKKRSPPSPDP, translated from the coding sequence atgcCCGCCGAGGCGAAGGTCCCCCGCTCCGCCGCCCTCCCCGTCCGCcctctcctcctagctctccctgtcctctcccttctcctcctcctctacgtctactcctcttcctcctcctcgcgccCTGCCATCGACTCATCCACGGCAGCGCTGCCGCTCACCCCGTCCCCGCCGTCCCCGCACATCCGCATGCGCCGCGCGCGCTTCCGCTCCTACGACGACTACCTCCGCCACCAGCTCAACAAGACGCTCGACCCGCGCCTCCGCCGCGTCTGGGCCACCCGCGACTGGCGCCGCAAGGTGGACGCCTTCGCGCGCGCCTTCGCCCGCCTCCAGGCCGACGGCCTCCTTTCCAACGCGTCCCGCGCGCTCTGCGTCGGCGCGCGCCTGGGCCAGGAGGTCGCCGCGCTCCGCCAGGTCGGCGTGCGCGACTCCATCGGCATCGACCTCGCCCCGGCGCCGCCCCTCGTCGCCAGGGGCGACTTCCACGCGCAGCCCTTCGCCGACGCCACCTTCGACTTCGAGTTCTCCAACGTCTTCGACCACGCGCTCTACCCAGACCGCTTCGCCGCCGAGATCGAGCGCACGCTGCGGCCCGGCGGCGTCGCTGTGCTCCACGTCGCGGTGCACCGCCGCGGGGACAAGTACTCCGCCAACGACCTGCTGGACGTCGAGGGGCTCGTCGGTCTCTTCCGGCGGTCGGAGGTCGTCAGGATCTCCAAGGTCGACGCATTCGGCCTCGACACCGAGGTCATCCTCCGCAAGAAGAGGTCGCCCCCATCACCTGATCCCTAA
- the LOC133898962 gene encoding COP9 signalosome complex subunit 3-like isoform X1: protein MESVEALVAHIQGLSGSPQEVAHLHNLLKQADCESLRAHSAAFVQFLAHLQPETHSLGYLYLLEAFVTSTANLMDHGGRDLLVTAADFLTACSADQIRLAPDKFLNVCRVLKDQVMQLNMPIRGIAPLRAAVRKIQASPEQLTPVHADYLLLCLLAKQYKAGLSVLEDDIFEVDQPRDLFLYCYYGGMIYIGLKKFPKALELLHNAVTAPMSSLNAIAVEAYKKYILVSLIQNGHQVPSFPKYTSSTAQRSLKNHTQIYVDLSTCYGNGRYVELESFILSNAERFQSDNNLGLVKQVLSSMYKRNIQRLTQTYLTLSLEDIARSAQLNTPKEAEMHVLRMIEDGEIHATINQKDGMVSFHEDPEQYKSIEMVEHIDSSIQRLTALSKKLTSIDENISCDPAYLMKIGRERGARFDYDDFDSVPHKYF, encoded by the exons ATGGAGTCAGTGGAGGCCCTGGTGGCGCACATCCAGGGCCTCTCCGGCAGCCCGCAGGAGGTGGCGCACCTCCACAACCTCCTCAAGCAGGCGGACTGCGAGTCCCTGCGCGCACACTCCGCCGCCTTCGTCCAATTCCTCGCCCATCTCCAGCCCGAGACCCACTCCCTCGGCTACCTCTACCTCCT GGAGGCGTTCGTGACTTCCACGGCCAATCTGATGGACCATGGCGGCAGGGACCTCCTCGTCACGGCGGCCGATTTCCTCACCGCATGCTCGGCGGACCAGATACGCCTGGCTCCCGATAAAT TCCTGAATGTGTGTAGGGTGCTCAAGGATCAGGTCATGCAGCTCAACATGCCGATCAGAGGGATTGCCCCGCTGCGGGCGGCGGTCCGTAAGATCCAGGCTTCACCCGAGCAGCTGACCCCGGTCCACGCGGACTACCTCCTCCTGTGCCTGTTGGCAAAGCAGTACAAGGCTGGACTGAGCGTCCTAGAAGATGACATATTCGAAGTTGATCAGCCAAGGGACTTGTTCCTCTACTGCTACTATGG AGGGATGATATATATTGGGCTGAAGAAGTTTCCTAAAGcattggagcttcttcacaAT GCTGTTACTGCCCCAATGTCATCGTTGAACGCAATTGCTGTGGAAGCTTACAAGAAGTATATCCTTGTTTCGCTCATTCAGAATGGACAT CAGGTCCCATCATTCCCGAAGTATACATCTTCAACTGCTCAAAGAAGTCTGAAAAATCACACCCAG ATTTATGTTGATCTGTCTACATGTTATGGCAATGGTCGCTACGTTGAATTAGAGTCATTCAtcctttcaaatgcagagaggTTTCAATCA GACAACAACCTAGGGCTGGTGAAGCAGGTGCTCTCCTCAATGTACAAACGAAACATCCAAAGGCTGACCCAGACTTACTTAACTCTTTCACTCGAAGATATTGCTAGATCTGCTCAACTTAACACACCAAAAGAAGCTGAGATGCACGTACTTCGCATG ATCGAAGATGGAGAGATCCATGCAACCATAAATCAGAAGGATGGCATGGTCAGCTTTCATGAAGATCCTGAACAATATAAAAGTATTGAGATGGTGGAGCATATCGACTCTTCTATTCAGAG GTTGACAGCTTTGTCCAAGAAGTTGACTTCAATTGATGAGAACATCTCATGCGATCCTGCATATTTAATGAAG ATTGGAAGGGAACGTGGTGCAAGATTCGACTATGACGATTTCGACTCAGTTCCACACAAGTATTTTTGA
- the LOC133898962 gene encoding COP9 signalosome complex subunit 3-like isoform X2, with product MESVEALVAHIQGLSGSPQEVAHLHNLLKQADCESLRAHSAAFVQFLAHLQPETHSLGYLYLLEAFVTSTANLMDHGGRDLLVTAADFLTACSADQIRLAPDKFLNVCRVLKDQVMQLNMPIRGIAPLRAAVRKIQASPEQLTPVHADYLLLCLLAKQYKAGLSVLEDDIFEVDQPRDLFLYCYYGGMIYIGLKKFPKALELLHNAVTAPMSSLNAIAVEAYKKYILVSLIQNGHVPSFPKYTSSTAQRSLKNHTQIYVDLSTCYGNGRYVELESFILSNAERFQSDNNLGLVKQVLSSMYKRNIQRLTQTYLTLSLEDIARSAQLNTPKEAEMHVLRMIEDGEIHATINQKDGMVSFHEDPEQYKSIEMVEHIDSSIQRLTALSKKLTSIDENISCDPAYLMKIGRERGARFDYDDFDSVPHKYF from the exons ATGGAGTCAGTGGAGGCCCTGGTGGCGCACATCCAGGGCCTCTCCGGCAGCCCGCAGGAGGTGGCGCACCTCCACAACCTCCTCAAGCAGGCGGACTGCGAGTCCCTGCGCGCACACTCCGCCGCCTTCGTCCAATTCCTCGCCCATCTCCAGCCCGAGACCCACTCCCTCGGCTACCTCTACCTCCT GGAGGCGTTCGTGACTTCCACGGCCAATCTGATGGACCATGGCGGCAGGGACCTCCTCGTCACGGCGGCCGATTTCCTCACCGCATGCTCGGCGGACCAGATACGCCTGGCTCCCGATAAAT TCCTGAATGTGTGTAGGGTGCTCAAGGATCAGGTCATGCAGCTCAACATGCCGATCAGAGGGATTGCCCCGCTGCGGGCGGCGGTCCGTAAGATCCAGGCTTCACCCGAGCAGCTGACCCCGGTCCACGCGGACTACCTCCTCCTGTGCCTGTTGGCAAAGCAGTACAAGGCTGGACTGAGCGTCCTAGAAGATGACATATTCGAAGTTGATCAGCCAAGGGACTTGTTCCTCTACTGCTACTATGG AGGGATGATATATATTGGGCTGAAGAAGTTTCCTAAAGcattggagcttcttcacaAT GCTGTTACTGCCCCAATGTCATCGTTGAACGCAATTGCTGTGGAAGCTTACAAGAAGTATATCCTTGTTTCGCTCATTCAGAATGGACAT GTCCCATCATTCCCGAAGTATACATCTTCAACTGCTCAAAGAAGTCTGAAAAATCACACCCAG ATTTATGTTGATCTGTCTACATGTTATGGCAATGGTCGCTACGTTGAATTAGAGTCATTCAtcctttcaaatgcagagaggTTTCAATCA GACAACAACCTAGGGCTGGTGAAGCAGGTGCTCTCCTCAATGTACAAACGAAACATCCAAAGGCTGACCCAGACTTACTTAACTCTTTCACTCGAAGATATTGCTAGATCTGCTCAACTTAACACACCAAAAGAAGCTGAGATGCACGTACTTCGCATG ATCGAAGATGGAGAGATCCATGCAACCATAAATCAGAAGGATGGCATGGTCAGCTTTCATGAAGATCCTGAACAATATAAAAGTATTGAGATGGTGGAGCATATCGACTCTTCTATTCAGAG GTTGACAGCTTTGTCCAAGAAGTTGACTTCAATTGATGAGAACATCTCATGCGATCCTGCATATTTAATGAAG ATTGGAAGGGAACGTGGTGCAAGATTCGACTATGACGATTTCGACTCAGTTCCACACAAGTATTTTTGA
- the LOC133899740 gene encoding probable adenylate kinase 7, mitochondrial → MAALLRLAGAARSLSRRAPAPAPAHRRLAASAAALVEDYWTDWEDEGEEDARRNASAPVAESDPAGGGPRGVQWVVMGRPGPQKHAHAARLAEVLDVPYISMGTLVRQELNPVSQLYKKIANSVNEGRLVPEDIIFGLLTKRLEEGYNKGETGFILDGIPRTRMQAEILDEIVDIDLVLNFKCADDCFMKKRSRGDICSHCGQLFDVSNSATTNCSPCLGSYTWPAGVVGLEDSRMERMRTYAKQTKLLEDYYKKQRKILELKTSARPGETWQGLVAALHLQHLDAPPTPHKLTV, encoded by the exons ATGGCCGCCCTCCTGCggctcgccggcgccgcccgaTCCCTCTCCCGCCGCGCGCCCGCCCCGGCCCCGGCGCACCGGAGGCTTGCGGCCTCGGCGGCGGCCCTGGTCGAGGACTACTGGACCGACTGGGAGGATGAGGGGGAGGAGGACGCGCGGCGCAACGCGTCAGCGCCGGTCGCTGAGTCGGACCCCGCCGGCGGGGGGCCCAGGGGCGTGCAGTGGGTGGTCATGGGCCGCCCGGGGCCGCAGAAGCACGCCCACGCCGCGCGCCTCGCGGAGGTGCTTGACGTGCCGTACATCTCCATGGGGACGCTCGTCAGGCAGGAGCTCAACCCCGTGTCTCAGCTCTACAAGAAG ATTGCTAATTCGGTAAATGAAGGGAGGCTTGTACCGGAGGACATCATATTTGGATTGCTGACAAAGCGGCTTGAGGAGGGATACAACAAGGGTGAAACTGGATTCATTCTGGATGGGATCCCACGTACCCGTATGCAAGCT GAGATTCTTGATGAGATTGTGGACATTGATTTGGTTCTGAATTTCAAATGTGCTGATGACTGTTTCATGAAGAAGCGGTCAAGGGGTGACATCTGTTCCCACTGTGGACAGCTCTTTGATGTCAGCAATTCGGCAACTACAAACTGTAGTCCCTGCCTTGGGAGTTATACATGGCCTGCTGGTGTTGTAGGCCTGGAAGACTCAAGGATGGAGAGGATGCGTACTTATGCTAAGCAG ACCAAGCTGCTGGAAGATTACTACAAGAAGCAGAGAAAAATTCTGGAACTGAAGACATCAGCTCGCCCTGGGGAAACATGGCAGGGGCTTGTAGCTGCCCTGCACCTCCAGCATTTGGATGCACCCCCAACACCGCACAAACTCACCGTGTAA